The genomic DNA GACGAAAGGAGCAGCCCACTCATTATTTGAGCGGTACCTGAATGTTGCGGTTTCGTTTTTGTACTGCATGAAAGCGGGCCAGATGTAATCACCAAATTGAATCTCAACTACAGGTTTCATGCCGGCAAGTGCCATACCTGTTGCCACTCCCGCAATGCTCGCTTCAGCCAAAGGACTGTTAAAAACTCTTCGACTCCCGTATTTAGTCGATAGTCCCTTCGTTGCAGTAAACACTCCACCTTTTCCATCGGCGATATCCTCGCCAAATACATAGATCTTATCGTTGATTTCCATCTCTTCGAGCAGTGCATGATTTATGGCATCAACCATAACCACTGATTTTCCATCCGGTGTCGATTTTTCATATTCAAGCGATTCCTTAAAGCCACTTTCGTCGAAAACATGATCAACTGCTGTAGCAGGATCAGGATTTGCAGCAGTAAATGCCTCATCAACCGCAGAATTGATTGACTCATCCACTTCTTTACGAATCAGTTCAAGTTCATCTTCCGTAAAAATATTTTGAACAAGTACATCGTGACCGAATCTAAAAATCGGATCCCTTTTCTGATCCTCTTTCAATTCATTTTCCGATCTGTACTTTTTATGGTCATCGGATGATGAGTGAGAATGTAAACGGACCAGATCAGCCTCTATAAGGGCAGGTCCTTTTCCTGACCTGATATACTCAACTGCTTCCTGAACAGTTTTGTATGACTCGAAAAAGTTTGTTCCATCCACATGGAATCTTTTCAGGTTGGCATATCCCTTCATCATTTCGGAAATAAGGTTTCCTTCACCACCACTCTGCTGTGACACATGCACAGAAATGGCATATTTATTATTCTGAATTACAAATAATACCGGAAGTTTCTCCCTCGAAGCCCAGTTTACAGCCTCATGAAACTCACCCTGACTGGTGGTTCCTTCACCGGAACTTACATAAGAGATATTTTTGATCCCCTGGCGTTCGGATGCCAGAGCTGTTCCGACTGCCTGCAAAAATTGGGTGCCGGTCGGGCTCGATTGAGTTGGTACAAGATTTGGTTTTTTCACTCCAAAATGACAAGGTAATTGTCTTCCACCACAAGCGGGGTCATCAGCTTTTCCAAAACAGGCGAGGAAAAAATCTTTCGGAGTCATTCCTGACATTAGAGTCAGGGTCAAATCCCTGTAATAGGGAAAAATCCAATCGATCCGTGAATCGAGTATCAAACCGATAGCCGATTGTATAGCCTCATGACCTGCACCTGCGATATGAAAAAAAGTTTTTCCCTGTCTGAGCAAATTCATGGCTTTGTTATCGATCTGTCTGGCGAGATACATATATCTGTAGGCAGCAATGAGAGTGTTTTTATCTATATTTATTTTCTCACTACCGTTATTCGATTGTGAAGTTTTTTTAACCGGTTTTTCTTCCAATACCGCAGTTTTTGCCATTTCGGTCCTTTTTAAGTTTTTAATTGAACCAATTGATAGATATTAATTTCTTTTTTCTCAGTGAAACTAAAATGCTCCATAAACCGCAGAAGCAGTTTCGCCTTAACTTCGCTGATTTTTATTTCTTTATTCAATAATTTTTTCAATGATGTCACTTCCTTTTCCTTTATTCCACACGGAATTATGCCATTGAAAAGGTCAAGGTCGGTGTTGATGTTGAATGCAAATCCATGCATGGTTATCCAGCGTGATATCTTAATTCCTATGGCAGCAATTTTGCTCTCTCCCACCCATACACCCGTATATTCAGGTTTCCTTCCGGATTCTATCCCGTATTCTTCGAGCACATCAATGATAACCTGCTCAAGGGTTCTGAGATACAGATGTGTATCCGGCTTCCAGTCCTGCAAATTGATTATGGGATATCCAACAATTTGCCCGGGACCGTGGTAGGTTATGTCACCACCTCTGTCAATCTCAAAAACTTTGATGTCTCTTTCTTGAAGAAACTCATCGGAGCCAATGAGGTTGTTTTTATCGGCAGTTTTACCCAGGGTATATGTATGCGGATGCTCGAGCATGATGAAGGTATCCTTGATTTTGCCCTCGTACCTAAGTGAATGCAGAGATTTTTGCAGATCCCAGGCTTCCTGATAACCTGTTAATCCGGGATCTGCATAAAATAATTCCTTAGATATGGATTGCCTCACCATTTGCCATTGCGGCAGCTTCCATCACCGACTCGGAAAGAGTGGGATGAGCATGAACAGTTTTAATTATCGTTTCATAAGTGGCTTCGAGTGCTCTGGCTATACCGAGTTCCGCAATCATTTCTGTTGCCTCTGATCCGATGATATGTGCACCGAGCAATTCACCATACTGTTCATCAAAGATCAGTTTAACAAAACCGTCCCTCTCACCTATGGCAAAAGCCTTTCCTGACGCCATGAACGGGAATTTACCGATTTTGAGTTTATATCCCTGTTCCTTTGCTTTTTCTTCCGTAAGACCGATACTTGCAACCTGTGGCTGGCAATAGGTACAACCCGGTATGTTGTCGTAGTTTACTGGAGCTGAATGTGCGCCTTTGATCACTTCAACGCAACGGATTCCCTCTGCACTTGCCACATGAGCCAACCAGGGTGGTCCAATTACATCACCAATTGCATAAATACCTGGTATGTTTGTTGAATAGTCAGACTTGTCAACTATTATGTGATTTTTAAATATTTCCACACCGAGTTCCTCAAGTCCGATTCCCTCTATGTTTCCGGTTACTCCGATTGCGGAAAGGACTTTATCACCTTTCAGTTCAATCTTTTTGCCATCTTTGTTGATAGTTACTTTAACGCCGTCATTTCCGGGGACTGCGGATTCAACCACTGCTCCGGTATGAATCTCGATACCTCTTTTTTTGAAACTTTTAGCGAGTGCATCAGACACTTCCCTGTCCTCCACGGGCAGGATTCTGTCCAACATCTCTATTATTGTCACTTTTGTGCCGAGAACGGAATAAAAATAAGCAAATTCGATTCCTATCGCTCCGGCTCCGACCACAATCAGGCTGGAAGGAAGTTCAGGAAGTGTCATGGCTTCCGAA from Bacteroidota bacterium includes the following:
- a CDS encoding dehydrogenase E1 component subunit alpha/beta; this encodes MAKTAVLEEKPVKKTSQSNNGSEKINIDKNTLIAAYRYMYLARQIDNKAMNLLRQGKTFFHIAGAGHEAIQSAIGLILDSRIDWIFPYYRDLTLTLMSGMTPKDFFLACFGKADDPACGGRQLPCHFGVKKPNLVPTQSSPTGTQFLQAVGTALASERQGIKNISYVSSGEGTTSQGEFHEAVNWASREKLPVLFVIQNNKYAISVHVSQQSGGEGNLISEMMKGYANLKRFHVDGTNFFESYKTVQEAVEYIRSGKGPALIEADLVRLHSHSSSDDHKKYRSENELKEDQKRDPIFRFGHDVLVQNIFTEDELELIRKEVDESINSAVDEAFTAANPDPATAVDHVFDESGFKESLEYEKSTPDGKSVVMVDAINHALLEEMEINDKIYVFGEDIADGKGGVFTATKGLSTKYGSRRVFNSPLAEASIAGVATGMALAGMKPVVEIQFGDYIWPAFMQYKNETATFRYRSNNEWAAPFVTRVAVGGYIHGGLYHSQNIEAFFAHVPGLYIAYPSNAADAKGLLKTAIRINDPVIFCEHKGLYRQSFAMAPEPDAEYLIPFGKAKVVREGKDLTVVSWGATVWEAVMAAKKLEDEGYSVEVIDIRTIIPLDIETIFSSIKKTGKAIVIHEDTLTGGFGAEISARIASDCFEYLDGPVKRYAAKDAHIPYSPILEDVILPSRTGVYQAIKDLAQY
- the lpdA gene encoding dihydrolipoyl dehydrogenase, coding for MSKYDLAILGGGPGGYVAAIRAGQLGLKTVVIDKDNLGGICLNWGCIPTKSLLKNAEIYDTLSNHSADFGISFKELSIDFSKVIKRSRDISEKISKNVELLIKKNKVDRVRGFGKLAAASSIDVFDTDGKKFQTIEADKIIVATGARPRILPSIPVDRKDIITSSEAMTLPELPSSLIVVGAGAIGIEFAYFYSVLGTKVTIIEMLDRILPVEDREVSDALAKSFKKRGIEIHTGAVVESAVPGNDGVKVTINKDGKKIELKGDKVLSAIGVTGNIEGIGLEELGVEIFKNHIIVDKSDYSTNIPGIYAIGDVIGPPWLAHVASAEGIRCVEVIKGAHSAPVNYDNIPGCTYCQPQVASIGLTEEKAKEQGYKLKIGKFPFMASGKAFAIGERDGFVKLIFDEQYGELLGAHIIGSEATEMIAELGIARALEATYETIIKTVHAHPTLSESVMEAAAMANGEAIHI
- the lipB gene encoding lipoyl(octanoyl) transferase LipB, giving the protein MVRQSISKELFYADPGLTGYQEAWDLQKSLHSLRYEGKIKDTFIMLEHPHTYTLGKTADKNNLIGSDEFLQERDIKVFEIDRGGDITYHGPGQIVGYPIINLQDWKPDTHLYLRTLEQVIIDVLEEYGIESGRKPEYTGVWVGESKIAAIGIKISRWITMHGFAFNINTDLDLFNGIIPCGIKEKEVTSLKKLLNKEIKISEVKAKLLLRFMEHFSFTEKKEINIYQLVQLKT